The Streptomyces cyaneogriseus subsp. noncyanogenus region CTCCGAGCAGCCCGGCGACCCGGCCGCGGGGGCGTGAGCCATGCGCTTCCGCCACCCCGACGGCTCCACCGTCCACCTCGCCTACTGCACCAACGTCCACCCCGCCGAGACCCTCGACGGTGTCCTCGCCCAGCTCCGCGACCACTGCGAACCCGTCCGCCGCCGACTGGGCCGCGACCGGCTCGGCATCGGCCTGTGGCTGGCCAGGGACGCCGCCCGCGCCCTGGTCACCGACCCGTCGGCCCTGCGCGGGCTGCGCTGCGCACTCGACCGGCGCGGCCTGGAGGTCGTCACTCTCAACGGCTTCCCGTACGAAGGGTTCGGAGCGGAAGAGGTCAAGTACCGCGTGTACCAGCCGGACTGGGCCGACCCCGCACGCCTCGACCACACCACCGCCCTGGCCCGCCTCCTGGCCGGACTGCTCCCCGACGACGTCACCGAGGGCAGCATCTCCACCCTGCCGCTCGCCTGGCGCACCGCCTACGACGGCACCCGCGCCGAGCGGGCCCGCGACGCCCTGCGCGGCCTCGCCGAACGCCTCGACGCTCTCGAGGAACTCACCGGCCGCTCCATCCGCGTCGGCCTGGAACCCGAACCCGGCTGCGTCGTCGAGACCACCCGCGACGCCATCGCCCCGCTCACCGCGATCGCCCACGACCGTATCGGCGTCTGCGTCGACACCTGCCACCTCGCCACCTCCTTCGAAGACCCGCACACCGCCCTGGACGCCCTCACCGGGGCCGGTGTCCCCGTCGTCAAATCCCAGCTCTCCGCCGCACTGCACGCCGAACACCCCCGTCTCCCCGAGGTCCGCGAGGCGCTCGCCGCCTTCGCCGAACCCCGCTTCCTGCACCAGACCCGCACCCTCACCCCCGCCGGGCTGCGCGGCACCGACGACCTCGACGAGGCCCTGAACGGCGGCGCCCTGCCCGACACCGGCCCCTGGCGCGCCCACTTCCACGTCCCGCTGCACGCGGCCCCCGCCGCGCCCCTCACCTCCACCCTCCCCGTCCTGAAGGCCGCGCTGACCCGCCTCGTCGGCGGCCCGCACCCGCTCACCCGCCACCTGGAGGTCGAGACCTACACCTGGCAGGCCCTCCCGCCCGAGCTGCGGCCCCGCGCCCGCGCCCAGCTCACCGACGGCATCGCCGCCGAGCTGACCCTCGCCCGCGACCTGCTGACCGACCTCGGCCTGAAGGAACTGCCATGACCCGACCCGGCGGACCGACCCCGCTGCTCGTCCTGGACGTCGTCGGCCTCACCCCCCGCCTCCTCGACCACATGCCGCACCTGAAGAGCCTCGCCCGCTCCGGCTCCCACGCGCCCCTCGGCACCGTCCTGCCCGCCGTCACCTGCGCCGCCCAGTCCACCTTCCTCACCGGCACCCTCCCCTCCGAGCACGGCATCGTCGGCAACGGCTGGTACTTCCGCGAACTCGGCGACGTCCTGCTGTGGCGCCAGCACAACGGACTCGTCGCCGGTGACAAGCTCTGGGACGCCGCCCGCCGCGCCCACCCCGGCTACACCGTCGCCAACATCTGCTGGTGGTACGCCATGGGCGCCGACACCGACATCACCGTCACCCCCCGCCCCGTCTACTACGCCGACGGCCGCAAGGAACCCGACTGCTACACCAGGCCCCCGGCCCTGCACGACGAACTCACCGACACGCTCGGCACCTTCCCGCTCTTCCACTTCTGGGGCCCCGGCGCGGACCTGACCTCCAGCCGGTGGATCATCGACGCTACCCGGCACATCCTGCGCACCCGCCGCCCCGACCTGGCCCTGTGCTACCTCCCTCACCTCGACTACGACCTGCAGCGCTTCGGCCCCGACGACCCGCGCTCCCGGCAAGCCGCCGCCGACCTGGACGCGGCGATGGCACCCCTCCTGGACGACGCCCGCGCCGAGGGCCGCACCGTCGTCGCCCTGTCCGAGTACGGCATCACCCGCGTGAACCGGTCCGTCGACATCAACCGCGCCCTGCGCCGCGCCGGACTGCTGGAGGTGCACACACAGGACGGCATGGAGTACCTCGACCCGATGGCCTCCCGCGCCTTCGCGGTCGCCGACCACCAGATCGCCCACGTCTACGTCCGCCGCCCCGAGGACCTGGACGCCGCCCGGACCGCCCTGGAGGGCCTGCCCGGCATCGACCAACTCCTCGACGACGAGGGCAAGAAGACCCACCACCTCGACCATCCCCGCGCCGGCGACCTCGTCGCCGTCGCCGAGCCGGACGCCTGGTTCACGTACTACTACTGGCTCGACGACGCCCGCGCGCCCGACTTCGCGCGGCTCGTCGAGATCCACCGCAAACCCGGCTACGACCCGGTCGAGCTGTTCATGGACCCCCTCGACCCCTACGTCAAGGTCAAGGCGGCCACCGCCCTGGCCCGCAAGAAGCTCGGCATGCGCTACCGCATGGCGGTCGTGCCCCTGGACGCCTCACCTATTCGCGGCAGCCACGGCCGCCTCCCCGCGAGCGACGACGACGGTCCGCTTCTCATCTGCTCCACCCCCCGCGCTGTCGGCGACCGCGTCGCGGCCACCGACGTCAAGCAACTCCTGCTCCACCTCGCCGGACTCGGCTGACGCACCACCGAGATCCAGCTACCGAGAGTGAAACACACGCCACTGACAACGGCCTGCCCCGGCGGCACCGGGGCGGGCCACGACCGAGAGAGCAGGCACCCGTGACCCTGTTTCGCGACACCTCGCCCACCGAAGGCACCCCCGCCGCCGACGGCCCCGACGAGGCCCTGCGCCGGCGGCTGGGCATCGGCCGCCGCCGCTTCCTGAGCACCTGCACCGCCGCCGCGACCGCCGCGATCGCCGCACCGGTCTTCGGCGCCCCTCCGGCCCTGGCGGCGCAGGAGCACGGCAGAGGCCACGACCGGGGCGGCGACATCCTGGTCCCGGCCCACCGGCGCGGCATCATCCTCTACACCGTCCGCGACGCCACCGGCCGCGACCCCCTCGCCACCGACCTGCCCTCGGGCTTCCGCGAGGTCTTCCGGGAACTGGCGCGGTACGGTTACCGGCAGGTGGAGTTCGCCGGGTACCGCCAGCACGCCAACGCGCCCGGCGGAGCCGACCTGGAGTCCGTGCAGGGGGCCCGCCTGCTGCGCCGCTGGCTCGACGAGTACGGCCTCAGGGCCCAGGGCAACCACGGCTTCATCCCGCCCTCCTGGCCGCTGACCACGGCCGACCTGGACACCTTCAAGAAGCACCTGGAGATCGCCAACATCCTCGGCATGGACCACATGGGCACCGGTGGCGACCCCACCGGAAGCTCCTACCGCGCCGACTGGGACGTGGCCGCCGACAAGTGGAACGCCCTCGGGGAGATCGCCCGGCGGGAGGGCATCAAGCTCTACACCCACAACCACGACGCGGCCTACGGCTTCCTGCTCGACGGCGGCCCGCTCGACGGCCAGGGCCGCCCCACGCGCAGCTCCGGCATCCGGAAGCTGGAGTACTTCCTCGAGGTCACCGACCCCAGGCTCGTCTGGCTCGAAATGGACATCTTCTGGGCGCACGTCGCCCAGTACAAGTTCCACACCTACACGGCCCACGACGGCTCCACCCACGAGAACGTCTTCGACCCGGCCGGACTCGTCGCCCGCCACAACAAGCGCTACCCGCTGTTCCACGCCAAGGACGGCGTCGTCAGCACGACCAACGGCATGGGCTACGAGATGGTGCCCTTCGGAACCGGCGTCATCGACTACACGACGTTCTTCTCGCGGATCGGCCACCGCAGTTACCACAACCCGATGGTCGAGGACGACAACGCCCCGAGCTCCACCGAGCCCGGGCGGTCGCTGCGCTACGCGAAGATCAGCTACGACAACCTCGCGGCCCTGCGCGGGCGCCGCCGCTGACGCCCCCGCGCCCGGCAGCCGGGCGGGGCACCGCCCGCCCGGCCCTCGGCCCCCGGCCCCCGGCGACCGGCGCCGTCACGGGCCCCCGGCCGGTGTACCGCCTCGCAGTTCCAGCCGGGAGCCG contains the following coding sequences:
- the eboE gene encoding metabolite traffic protein EboE, which codes for MRFRHPDGSTVHLAYCTNVHPAETLDGVLAQLRDHCEPVRRRLGRDRLGIGLWLARDAARALVTDPSALRGLRCALDRRGLEVVTLNGFPYEGFGAEEVKYRVYQPDWADPARLDHTTALARLLAGLLPDDVTEGSISTLPLAWRTAYDGTRAERARDALRGLAERLDALEELTGRSIRVGLEPEPGCVVETTRDAIAPLTAIAHDRIGVCVDTCHLATSFEDPHTALDALTGAGVPVVKSQLSAALHAEHPRLPEVREALAAFAEPRFLHQTRTLTPAGLRGTDDLDEALNGGALPDTGPWRAHFHVPLHAAPAAPLTSTLPVLKAALTRLVGGPHPLTRHLEVETYTWQALPPELRPRARAQLTDGIAAELTLARDLLTDLGLKELP
- a CDS encoding nucleotide pyrophosphatase/phosphodiesterase family protein, which produces MTRPGGPTPLLVLDVVGLTPRLLDHMPHLKSLARSGSHAPLGTVLPAVTCAAQSTFLTGTLPSEHGIVGNGWYFRELGDVLLWRQHNGLVAGDKLWDAARRAHPGYTVANICWWYAMGADTDITVTPRPVYYADGRKEPDCYTRPPALHDELTDTLGTFPLFHFWGPGADLTSSRWIIDATRHILRTRRPDLALCYLPHLDYDLQRFGPDDPRSRQAAADLDAAMAPLLDDARAEGRTVVALSEYGITRVNRSVDINRALRRAGLLEVHTQDGMEYLDPMASRAFAVADHQIAHVYVRRPEDLDAARTALEGLPGIDQLLDDEGKKTHHLDHPRAGDLVAVAEPDAWFTYYYWLDDARAPDFARLVEIHRKPGYDPVELFMDPLDPYVKVKAATALARKKLGMRYRMAVVPLDASPIRGSHGRLPASDDDGPLLICSTPRAVGDRVAATDVKQLLLHLAGLG
- a CDS encoding sugar phosphate isomerase/epimerase family protein — translated: MTLFRDTSPTEGTPAADGPDEALRRRLGIGRRRFLSTCTAAATAAIAAPVFGAPPALAAQEHGRGHDRGGDILVPAHRRGIILYTVRDATGRDPLATDLPSGFREVFRELARYGYRQVEFAGYRQHANAPGGADLESVQGARLLRRWLDEYGLRAQGNHGFIPPSWPLTTADLDTFKKHLEIANILGMDHMGTGGDPTGSSYRADWDVAADKWNALGEIARREGIKLYTHNHDAAYGFLLDGGPLDGQGRPTRSSGIRKLEYFLEVTDPRLVWLEMDIFWAHVAQYKFHTYTAHDGSTHENVFDPAGLVARHNKRYPLFHAKDGVVSTTNGMGYEMVPFGTGVIDYTTFFSRIGHRSYHNPMVEDDNAPSSTEPGRSLRYAKISYDNLAALRGRRR